The following is a genomic window from Streptomyces sp. BHT-5-2.
AGGGCAGAGGGCCGGAGCAGCAGCTTCGGCCCTCTGTCGTTGTGTCCGAACGTCGTGGCGGCCAACTCCGCCGTGCGGCCCGGAAGTTCCGGAAAAAGCCAGATGGCCGGGCATCTCCCCAGATGCCCGGCCATTCGTGCCGTCCGCCGCACCCCCGTCCCCACGGGGTTTCGGCCGGCAGCCGTCCCGGACCGCTCTTCCGGGACCGGGGCGTCCGCTCAGTGCCCCAGCATGCCGGCCACGGACGACGCCTGTGTGACGACGGCCTCCCAGCCGCCGAAGACCACGGCCAGGAGGACCGCCAGCGGCAGCACCATGGCGACCGCTATGAGGGGATGGCGGGTACCGGCGGGCCGGCTTCCGCCGAACGCGGTGCCAGCCCTGCGGCCCCGCGTCCGGAGGGCCGTCCGCCCCGTGCTCTCCGCCATCGCCCCGCTCCCGTCGTGATCCAGGGCGGCGGGCGTCTGACCTCGGGGGACGAGTGCTGCGCCCGCCGCTTGACCTCAAGCCTAGGCGCGCGGAGGGGGCCCGGGCGTCATGCCGTCGTACCGCTTGGCGGGCCTCCAGGAGGATGACGGCCGGGGCCCCGGCGTACTCCCCTGGGTGGAGAGAGGCGGGACCGCACCCGGAGAGATCCCCGTGAGGGGCGCCAGGAGCGGGGATGCGGCGCGCGGGAGGTACACAGGTCCGCCGCGGGCGGGGATGCCGAAACGGTGACTTCGATCACTAGGGGATCTCCTGTGTGCACGACCGTCCCGGCCGTCGCGCGGGGCTCGCGCAAGACGGGGCCCGCGCCGTTTCCGCACCTTTCGCTCCGTCAAAGTCCGTTGGGGAAGGGATCATTGGGGCTCGGTGCGGGTAGCGGGGCCGGGGGGCGGGCCGAATTCCCTCCGTGCGGCGGGGATCGGGGCGGCCACCGGTAATCCGGTTGCCGACGCATGCGCGGCCTCTCAGCACAGCGAGCCGTCAATCCGTAAGCTGTGCCACGTCAGACGGTTGAGCGGAGTGGGGCCTCCCCACCGCAGGCAGGGGACGGACATGGCGATGATGCGGCTCCGGCGCGAGGACCCGCGTGTCGTCGGATCGTTCCGACTGCACCGCCGGCTCGGCGCGGGCGGGATGGGCGTGGTCTACCTCGGCTCGGACAAGCGCGGGCAGCGGGTCGCATTGAAGGTGATCCGGCCGGATCTGGCGGAGGATCAGGAGTTCCGGTCGCGGTTCGCCCGCGAGGTCTCGGCCGCCCGGCGGATCCGCGGCGGCTGTACGGCGCGGCTGGTGGCGGCGGACCTGGACGCCGACCGTCCGTGGTTCGCGACCCAGTACGTCCCCGGTCCCTCGCTGCACGACAAGGTGAACGAGGAGGGACCGCTCTCCCCCGCGCAGGTCGCCGCCATCGGGGCGGCGCTGTCCGAGGGGCTGCTGGCCGTCCACGACGCGGGTGTGGTGCACCGGGATCTGAAGCCGTCCAACATCCTGCTGTCGCCCAAGGGTCCGCGGATCATCGACTTCGGGATCGCCTGGGCGACCGGGGCCAGCACGCTGACGCACGTCGGAACGGCCGTCGGGTCGCCCGGCTTCCTGGCACCGGAGCAGGTGCGCGGCGCGGCGGTGACGCCGGCCACCGACATCTTCTCGCTGGGCGCCACCCTCGCGTACGCCTGCACCGCGGACTCGCCGTTCGGGCAGGGCAGTTCGGAGGTCATGCTCTACCGCGTGGTCCACGAGGAGGCGCAGCTGGCCGGGGTGCCGGACGCGCTGGCGCCGCTGCTCGCGTCATGCCTGGCCAAGGACCCGGCGGACCGGCCCAGCACGCTGTCGCTGTCGCTGCGGCTGAAGGAGATCGCGGCCCGCGAGGCGCACGGGCACTCGGCCGGGGCGTGGGAGAACTCGCCGGGCGACGAGGACGGCTGGGGCCGCGCGGAGCGGCGGCCTGCGGAGCGTCCGACCGGGCGGCGCGCCGAGGAGTACGCGCGTCAGCGGACCGAGCGGGGTACGGGGGGTACGTCCGCGCCGCGGCCGGCCCGGCCCGCGGGGTCGCGGGACGCGGCGGCGCGGGATCGGGGTCCCGCGTCGTCGGGCGGCGCCGCGCGGACCGGTGGACGGGCCACCGGGCAGCGGCCGGCCTCGCGGCCCACGGGGCGAAACGGTTCGCGTACGCCGCCGCGCACGGGTGCGGGCGGCCGGCGGCCGGGTCCGGACCGGCGGCTGCTGCGGCAGCGCGTGGTGGTGTTCGTGGTGGTGACGTTGCTGGTGGCGCTGGGGATCGCGGCGGCCCAGGGATGCCAGGGCCCGACCCGTGGGCTCGGCGGCGAGCGGCCGGTGAGCGTGGCGTCGCATGACGCCGGGAGCGCGGCCGGTGGTACGGCCGGTGGCGGGGCACGGCGGCACTGAGGGTACGCGGCCGGGGCGTGAGGGGCGCCGTTCCCGTGCGTGCGGCTCCGAAGGGGGCGGGTGGTGGGCCTTAGGGGGTGGGGGAACGGATTCCCTAGGGGGTGCGTGGGCCCCCTGCGGGGCCACAACGTGGGGTGGGTGGGGGGTTATTCCGGCGTGTGCGGCGGGTCGGCGACCGGTGTGTGGGGAGGAGCGGTGGCCGGTGGGTGGGGAGCAGCAGCGGCCGACGTGTGGGGAGGAGCGGTGGGCGGCGTTTGGGGAGAGGCGGTGGGCGGTGTCGTGGCCGGTGTGTGGGGTGTGGCGGTGACCGCGTAGAAGGCGACTGCGGCGGCGGCGCCGACGTTGAGGGAGTCGACGCCGTGGGCCATGGGGATGCGGACCCATTCGTCGGCGGCGCGCAGGGCGCCCGTGGTCAGGCCGCCGCCCTCCGCGCCGAGCATCAGCGCGGCCCGTTCGAGGGTGTGCGGGGCGACCTCGTCGAGGGCCCGGGCCCCGTCGGCCGGGGTCAGCGCGAGCAGGCTGAAACCCGCCTCCCGGACGACGGCCAGGTCCCGCGGCCAGGTCTCCAGACGGGCGTACGGGACCGAGAAGACCGCGCCCATGGAGACCTTCACCGAGCGGCGGTAGAGCGGGTCGGCGCAGTCCGGGGAGAGCAGCACCGCGTCCATGCCCAGGGCGGCGGCGCTGCGGAAGATGGCACCGATGTTGGTGTGGTCGTTGACCGCTTCCATGACCGCGATCCGGCGGGCGCCGGTGAGGAGTTCGGCGGCCGTCGGCAACGGCTTGCGCTGCATGGAGGCGAGGGCGCCGCGGTGCACGTGATAGCCCGTCACCCGCTCGGCGAGGTCCGGGCTGACGGCGTAGACCGGGGCCGGGACCTCGTCGATGACGTCCCGCATCACGTCGACCCACTTGGCCGAGAGCAGCATGGAGCGCATCTCGTAGCCGGCGTGCCGGGCGCGGCGGATGACCTTCTCGCCCTCGGCGATGAAGAGTCCTTCGGCCGGTTCGCGGCGGCGCCGCAGCTCGACGTCGGTGAGGCCGGTGTAGTCGCCCAGCCGCGGGTCGTCCGGGTCGTCGACGGTGATGATTTCTGCCACGGGGAGATAGTGCCTTGTCGGTGTCGAGGAGGCTGGGCCGGGAAGCGGTTTCGGTCGGTGGTTCCGGTCAGTGCGACGGGGCGGCGGGGGTGAGGCCGACGACGTCGCCGATGACGATGACGGCCGGCGGGCGGACGCCCTCGGTGCGTACGGTCTCGCCGAGGGTGGCGAGGGTGGCGTCCACGCGGCGCTGGGCGGCGGTGGTGCCCTCCTGGACGACGGCGGCGGGGGTGTCGGCGGGGCGGCCGCACTCTATGAGCTTGGCGGCGATGGCGCCGCTGTTCTCCACGCCCATCAGGACGACGAGGGTGCCGCGGAGCGCGGCCAGTGCGGGCCAGTCGACCAGGGAGCGCTCGTCGTCGGGGGCGACATGGCCACTGACGACGGTGAACTCGTGGGCGACGCCGCGGTGGGTGACGGGGATGCCGGCGGCGCCGGGGACGGAGATGGTGCTGGAGATGCCGGGGACGACGGTGCAGGGGATGCCGGCGTCGGCGAGTGCCTGGGCCTCCTCCATGCCGCGGCCGAAGACGAACGGGTCGCCGCCCTTGAGCCGGACCACGGCCTTGCCGGCCTTGGCGTGCTCGATCAGGGCGTTGTTGATCGCCTCCTGGGCCATGAACCGCCCGTAGGGGATCTTGGCGGCGTCGATGACCTCGACGTGCGGCGGGAGTTCGGCGAGCAGATCGCGCGGGCCGAGCCGGTCGGCGATGACGACGTCGGCCTCGGCGAGGAGGCGGCGGCCGCGAACGGTGATCAGGTCGGGGTCGCCGGGGCCGCCGCCGACCAGCGCCACACCGGGGGTGTGCGGGCGGCGGTGGTGCGGGGCGGCGATGCTGCCGTCGCGCAGGCCCTCGACGATGGCGTCGCGGACGGCCGCGGAACGGCGCGGGTCGCGGCCGGTGAGGACGGCCACCGTGACGCCCTCGCTGCGGCCGGTGGCCGGCGTCCAGGCGGTGGCGGCCTCGGCGTCGTCGGAGCGGACGGCCCAGACGCGGCGCTCCTCGGCCTCCTGGGAGGCGGCGGCGTTGGCCTCGGGGTCGTCGGTGGAGATCAGCGCGTACCAGGCGCCGTCGAGGTCGCCGGGGCGGTAGCGGCGGCGCTCCCAGCGGAGTTCGCCGGCGTCGACCATCGCCTCGACGGAGGCGGTGGCGGACGGGGAGACCAGCAGGACGTCGGCGCCTGCGGCGAGGAGTGCGGGGAGCCGGCGCTGGGCGACCTGGCCCGCTCCCAGAACGACCACACGGCGGCCGGACAGCCGCAGTCCGACGGGGTAGGCAGCGGGTTCGACGACGGGTTCGGCCATGGCGGGGTGGCTCCTTGTGCGGTGATGCGGGTTCGACGACCGTTCAGTCGCTGCGGCACCGGAGCGGCTGAGGGGTGGTACGGCCCTGCCGGGACGTACGCCCCGGCCCACAGCCTATGAGGCTGCGGGCCGGGGGTCATGCGGGGGCGGCCCGGTCTTCGGGCCGGCCCGGTGTCAGCTCTTCTCGGTGACTCCGGCGGAGTCGAAGGTGGCGACCTCGTGCATCGCGCGGGCGGCGCTCTGCACGACGGGCAGCGCGAGCAGTGCGCCGGTGCCCTCGCCGAGCCGCAGGTCGAGGTCGACCAGCGGGCGCAGGCCCAGCTTGTTGAGGGCCGCGACATGGCCCGGTTCGGCGCTGCGGTGGCCGGCGATGCAGGCCGCCAGCGCCTCGGGGGCGATGGCCCGGGCCACCAGGGCGGCGGCGCCGGCGCTGACGCCGTCCAGGATCACCGGCGTGCGCAGCGAGGCGCCGCCGAGGATCAGACCGATCATGGCCGCGTGCTCCAGGCCGCCGAGGGCGGCGAGGACGGTGATCGGGTCGGCCGGGTCGGGCTGGTGGAACTCCAGGGCGCGGCGGACGACCTCGACCTTGCGGGCGTGCGTCTCGTCGTTGATGCCGGTGCCGCGACCGGTGACCTCGGCCGGGTCGACGCCGGTGTAGACGGCGATCAGGGCGGCCGAGGAGGTGGTGTTGGCGATGCCCATCTCGCCCGTCAGCAGCGCCTTGTTGCCGGCCGCGACGAGGTCCCGGGCGGTCTCGATGCCGACCTCGATGGCCTTGAGGGCCTCGTCCTGGGTCATCGCCGGGCCCTGGGTGAAGTCGGCGGTGCCGGGGCGGACCTTGCGGGGCAGCAGGCCGGGGGTGGCGGGCAGGTCGCCGGCCACGCCGACGTCGACCACGCAGACCTCGGCGCCGACCTGGTTGGCGAAGGCGTTGCAGACCGCTCCCCCGCCCAGGAAGTTGGCGACCATCTGGCCGGTGACCTCCTGGGGCCAGGGGGTCACGCCCTGGGCGTGCACACCGTGGTCGCCGGCGAAGATCGCGACCGCGGCCGGCTCCGGGATGGGCGGCGGGCACTTCCGGGACAGGCCGCACAGCTGCGCGGAGATGATCTCCAGCATGCCCAGCGCGCCGGCCGGCTTGGTCATCCGCTTCTGCCGCTCCCACGCCTCGCCGAGCGCCTTGGCGTCCAGCGGGCGGATGCCGGCGAGGGTCTCCTGGACGAGGTCGTGCGGGTCCTCGCCGGGCAGGGCGCGGCGGCCGTAGGTCTCCTCGTGGACGACCCAGGAGAGCGGGCGGCGCTTGGACCAGCCGGCCTGGAGCAGCTCGGGCTCGTCCGGGAACTCGTCGACGTAGCCGACGCAGAGGTAGGCGACGATCTCCAGGTGTTCGGGCAGGCCCAGTTCGCGGACCATCTCGCGCTCGTCGAAGAAGCTGACCCAGCCGACGCCCAGGCCCTCGGCGCGGGCGGCCAGCCAGAGGTTCTCGACGGCGAGCGCGGAGGAGTACGGGGCCATCTGCGGCTGGGTGTGCCGGCCGAGGGTGTGCCGGCCGCCGCGGGTGGGGTCGGCGGTGACGACGATGTTCACCGGCGTTTCGAGGATGGCCTCGATCTTCAGCTCGCGGAACTGCTTGGCGCGGGCCTTGGGCAGCGACTTGGCGTAGGCGTCGCGCTGCCGCATGGCCAGCTCGTGCATCTTGGCGCGGGTCTCGTCCGACCGGATGACGACGAAGTCCCAGGGCTGGGAGTGGCCGACGCTGGGGGCGGTGTGGGCCGCCTCCAGGACGCGCAGCAGGACGTCGTTGGGGATCGGGTCGGGGCGGAAGCCGTTGCGGATGTCGCGGCGTTCGCGGATGACGCGGTGGACGGCGGCGCGCTCGGAGTCGTCGTAGCCGGGCGCGGGGGCCGTCGTGGGCGCGGGCTCGGCGGCGGGGGACTCGGCCGGGTGTGCGTCGTCGCCCTCGGCGTGCTCGACGAACTGGGCGTCGTCCTGCTGGTGCGGGAGGGCGTCGGCCTCGGCCGGGGCGGCGTCGGTGGCCGCGGGGGCCTGCGGTGCCGGGTCGGCGGCGGACTCCTGCGGGGCGGGCACCGGCTCGGCGGTCGCCTGGGCGGGGATCTGCGGGGTCGCCGCCTCGGGGTGGACGGGGGCCTCCTCGGCGGCCGGCGGGGCCGGGGCCTCGGCCGGCTCGGCGGCGTGCTCCTGGGCGTCGGCGGCGGCAGGCGCGGGCTGCTCGCCCTCGGGGGCGGGCTGCGGGGCCTCCGCCTCCGGGGCGGGCTGCGGGGCCTCGGCGTCCTCGGGAGCGGCGGCCTGCGGGGCTCCGGTGTCCTGCGGCTGCGTCTCCGCCTCTATGACGGGCTGCTGGGGCGCCTCCGCCGGGGCCGGCGGGGCGTCGGCGGCCTGCGGGGCGGTGGCGGCGTCGGCGGGGGCGTGCTCGGCTGCGGGGGCGGTGGTGCCCTCGGCCGGGGCGATCACGGCGGCCTCGGCGGGCTGCGGCTCGGCGGCCGGCTCCTCGGCGGCGGGCTGGACCGCGACGGGCTGCTCGGGCTGCACCGCCGGCGCCTCGGGGGCGGCCGGGGCGGCCTCGGGGGCGGCGGGCTGTACGGCGGGGGTCGCGGCCTGCGGCTGGTCCGCCGCCGGGGCCTGAGCCGGGGCGTCGGGCGCCGGCTGAGCATCAGCGGGCTGGGCCGTGTCCTGCGGGGACTGGACCGCCTCTGCGGGGGCCGCCGCCTGCTCCGGCTGCCGGCCGGCGGCCTCGGGGGTCGCGGGAGCGTCCTCCTGCGCCGGCGCCTCGGGCTGCGCGGGCGCGGCCTCGGGGACGTCCTGGGCCGGGGCGGGGGCTTCGGCGGCCGGCTGCGCGACCGCGGCGTCCGGAGCGACGGCCTGCTCGGGCGCGGGCTGCCGGACGGCCGCCTCCGCGGCAGGAGTTGCCGCGGCCTCGGTCGTCGCGGCCTCGGTGGCCACCACGTCGACGGGCTGCGGCCGCTCGGCCGGGGCCTCCGGCGCCGGAGCCTGGGCCGCGGCCTCCTGGACGGGCTCGCCCGGCTCCGCGACAGCGGCGGCTACGGGAGCGGCAGGGGCGACGGCCTCGTCGGCCACCGTGCCCTCGGCGGGCGCCGCCGCGGGCCGCGGCTGCCCGGCCGGTGCCTGGTCGGTGGGCAGTCCGGCGGGCGGCTGCTCGGCGGGCGGTGCGCCGTCCTGGGCGGGCGGCCGGGCCTCCGGCACGACCGCTTCCGCGCCGGCCTCGGGGACCGGGGCGGCCGGCACGGCGGTCGGCTCCGCGACGGGCACCGCGGCCTGGACGGGTGTGCCGCCCCACGGCTGCGCCTGGGCCGGCGTGTGGGACGGGATCTCGCCCAGCTGCGGGCCCGGCAACGGGCCCTGGCCGGCGGCCCCGTAGGACTGCTCGGCGTACGTCTGGCCTTCGTAGGGCTGCCGGCCGTACGGCATCGCCACGGGCTGCTGCTCCTGCCGCACGGCCGCCGGGGCGACGGCCTCGGGGTGCGGCTGGGCGGGGGCGGCCTGGGCCTGCACCGCGGCGGCCGCGGCGTCGACCGGCGGTGCGCCGACGGGCTGCGGCGCGACCGGCCGGGCGGCGTCGGTCGGCACGGCGTCGGTCTGCTCGTCGGGGAGCGGGACGTCGAGGTATTCGGGGCCAGCGGCCGGCGGGGCGGGCTGCCGGGCGGCCTGCTGGGGCGCCTCGGCGGGCCCCCGGTCGGCCAGCGAACGCACCACGCCGCCGGTCGCCTCGGGGACCGGCGGGCCCATGTGGAGCGGGCGGCGCGGGGCGGCCGCACCGTGGGCGCGCGCCTGCTGGGGGACGACCGGCTGCTGGGCACGGACGGCGCCGAGGTCGACGGAACCGGAGTCCCGGCCGCCGGTCTCGTGGTCGCCGGCCGGGGCGTGGCCGGCGGCGGGGTCGAACGGCGCACTCTGCTGCGGCGGTACGGCCTGCGGCTGGGCGGGCTGCGGCGGCTGCTGGGCGCCCTGTTCGCTCCAGGCGCCCTGGGCGCCGGGCATCAGCAGGTCGTCGTCCTCGACGGTGCCGTCGGCCGGGCCGAGGTAGGGGTACTCGCCCGGTTGCTGGGTGGGTCCGGCGTCGGCAGGGGTGGGAACGGCCTGCGGCTGCCCGCGGTGTCCGCCTGCGTTCTCCGGCTGTCCCTGACCCGGGACCTGGCCGGTGTCGGTCATGCGTACCCCTCGCCCACTGCTAGTGCTCCTTCCACGCGCTCGTGCGACGCGTCGACCGGTGCGCACCGACGCCCCGATAGCGAGAACGAGCGAGCACGTCTCCCGGCACGTCCGCACCCAAGTGCTTCATTTTCGTCCAAAACCACGGCATTTTCCGGATATTGGCGTACGAAGCCGAACGCGGAACGGCGGCGCAACGATCCGCCAGCCTACCTCGCGCGGGTGGTCTTCCTGGTCACGGGTGAGGAACGCGATAGCCGCTCAGCAAAAACACCACAGAGCGTTCACGTTCGACCCAAACGGAAGTGTCGAGTTCCACGGACTGCAGCAGCGCGCACTCGACTTCGTAGCCGCCGTCGGCGAGTGCCCGGCCGAGCGTCTCGGCCTCGTCGCGGGTCGCGGCGTGGGTGACGATCCGCTCGGGGCGGCGGGCCGCGCAGGCGGTGACCACGTCCGCTCCCCCGACGCCGATGCGGACCACGTCGGGCTCCGGGAGGTCCTCCAGGATCTGCGGCGCACGGCCGTGCACGGCCTGGAGTTGGACGCCGTGCCGGCGGGCCAGGGCGGCGGCGCGGTCGCAGGCGTCGGGGTCGGCGTCGACCGCGATGACCGCGGCGCCGAACCGCGCGGCCTCCACCGCGGCCGCGCCGCTGCCCGAGCCGATGTCCCAGACCAGGTCGCCCACCCGCGGCCCGAGGCGGGCGAGTTGGGCGGTGCGCAGCTGCACGGACTCGCCCTCGCCGAGGGCGCCGCCGTAGGCCCGGCCGGGAAGTCCCCAGCCGCGCGGGCCGGTCGGATCGCCGGCCCTGTTGACGGGGGCTCCGGCCATCCAGCCGGTGCCCTGGGCGGCGGCACCGGAAGGCGAACCGCCCACGACGATGACGACGTTGGGGTCGCGCCAGACGTGGTCGGCGACCTTGTCGGATGTGAGGACCGTCACCTGTTCCCGTTCGGTGCCGAGGTCCTCGCAGATGACGAAGGTGCGGTGCACACCTTCCAGGAGGAGGGCGAGTTCGGCGGGTCCGGCGCCGGGCGAGGTGAGCACCGCGACCTTGGTGTGGGCGCGGCAGACGTTGACCGCGCGGCGCAGGTCGCGGCTGTGGGCGACGACGACCTGGGCGTCGTCCCAGGGCATACCGGCCCGGGCGAAGGCGGCGGCGACGGAGGAGACGGCCGGCACCACCTCGACCTCCAGGCCGTATTCGGGGGCGCGCAGGGTGCGGACGACGCCGAAGAAGCCGGGGTCGCCGTCGGCGAGGACGACGGCGGTGCCGCGGTGCTGGGCGATGCGGCGGGCGGCCAGGGTGACGCTGCCGAGCCGGATGCGTTCGGCGGCCGGCGGGACCTCGGGCAGCGCGAGGTGGTGGGCGGCGCCGGCGACGAGGGTCGCGGCACCGAGGGCGGAGCGGCCGGCGGCGGTCAGCGGAGAGCCGTCCCAGCCGATCACCGTGACCCGGTCGGCCATGCTCGTCAGTCTCCTGGGGGGAAGGTGCGGTTCCGGGGGGCGGTCGACGGGTGCGGTGGCCGCCGTCCGGGGGTGCTGCGGGGTGCCGGTCCGCGCTGGTCGGGACGGTCCCGGGCGCCGTCCGGCAGGCCGAGGGTACCCCGGCGGCCGCGGCCGGGAGGTGCTGTGGGGGTCAGTTCCACTCGGGGTAGGCGAAGCCGCTCGCGCCGACGGTCTGGTCGGGGAGTCCGTCGAGGTCCTCGGGGAGCAGGCTCCAGACGATCTGGTCGGTGCGGAGGTCGCTCCAGGTGCCGTCGTCCGCGCGGGTCCGGGCTATGCAGGCGCTGCGGAGCACTCCCTCGCTGATGCAGCCGATCTTCTGGGCGACCTGCTGGGAGGCGGTGTTGCCGGCGGCGGTGCGGAGTTCCAGGCGCTCGAACTTCTGGTCCTGGAAGAGCCAGCGGGCGGTGGCCAGGGCCGCCTCGGAGGCGTAGCCCTCGCCGCGGGCCCAGGAGCCGACGATGTAGGAGAGCTCGGTGGAGCGGACCCGCCAGTTGGTGTTGCCGAGCTGGACGATGCCGACCAGGCGCTGGGTGAGGAACTCGGTGACGGCGAGGTCCAGGCCGCGTCCGGCGATGCGTTCGGTGGGCGCGTAGCGGGTGACCCAGTTGCGGGCGGCGTCCTCGGTGAAGGGCTGGGGCACCGCGGTCCAGGCGGCGACCAGTTCGTCGTTCATCATCGCGGCCAGGGCGGGGATGTCGTCCTCGTCGAGCGCGCGCAGCACCAACCGGTCCGTGCTGAGGGAGATGTCCGGAAAGGTGGATGTCATGCCGATGCTCCAACGCCGTTGACTGGGGTGCTCCGGGGCGTCGCGGGCCGTTTGCTCCGCGAGGCCGGGAACCGTCCTGACCGTCTTGAATGCACCAGCATGCAGCATCGGCAGGTGGGCGTGCCACGCGCAGGGGCCCCGGTCGCGCGGGTGGCGCGGCCGGGGCCCGTCGGCCGTACCCGCCCTCCCCCGCAGGGGCCGGGCGGTGGGGCGTCAGCTCTTGACCGGGCCGAAGGCCGGGATGACCGAGCCGTCCTTGTAGGTGTTCTCGATGAACTTCTTGACCTCGTCGGAGTTGAGGAGCTGGGCGAGCTTCTTGATCCGGGGGTCGTTCTCCTTGCCCTGCTTGACGGCGAGGAAGTTGGCGTAGGGGTTGCCCTTCGCCTTCTCCAGGGCCAGCGCGTCGGTGGAGGGCTTGAGCTTGGCGCCGACGGCGAAGTTGCCGTTGATGACGGCGGCGTCGACGTCGGTGAGGTGGGGCGCGGTCTGGGCGGCCTCCAGCTCGGTGATCTTGATGCCCTTGTTGTCCTTGACGTCGGTCAGCGTGGCGTCGGAGCCGACGCCCGGCTTGAGGGTGATGACGCCGTTGTCGGCGAGCAGCTTGAGCGCGCGGCCCTCGTTGGACGGGTCGTTGGGGACCGAGACGGTGGAGCCGGGCTTGAGCTCGGAGAGCTTGTGGATCTTCTTGGAATAGACCCCCAGCGGCTCGATCTCGACGTTGACGACCGGGACGATGTGGGTGCCGTTCTCCTTGTTGTAGGTGTCCAGGAACGGCTTGTGCTGGAAGAAGTTGGCGTCGACCTCGCCGTCGTCGGTGACCTTGTTGGGCAGCTTGTAGTCGTTGAAGGTCTTCACGACCAGCTTGAGGCCCGCCTGCGGCGCCAGCTTCTCCTTGACGTAGTCGAGGATCGTGGCGTGCGGGGTGGGGCTGGCGGCGATGACGAGCGGGGCGTTCTTGTCGCTGCTCGCGGAGGTGTCGGAGGGGGCGCTGCACGCGCTCGCGCCGAGGGCGACGGCGGAGGCGGCGGCTATGGCCGCGGTGATCTTGATGGTGTTGCGCACGAAGAGTGCCTCTTTCCTGTGCACACGGGGGTTCCGTGTGGGCTGCGCCCGGCAAAGGGTCCGGGCCTTGGGGGTGCGGGTGACGCGGGTGGTCCAGGGGGTCAGGCGGCCTCGGTGACCGGGGCCGGCTCCTCGCTGCGGACCCGGCGCAGGCCGACCCGCAGGGAGGAGGCACGGGCGCCGCGGCGGGCGAGCCGGCGGACGATCAGATCGCCCAGGAGCTGGGCGACGGTGACGATGACGATCAGCTCGACCACGGTGATGATCATGAGCGAGGTCTCGTACCGGAGATAGCCGTAGTTGTAGGCGAGGGCGCCCAGCCCGCCGCCGCCGACCGCGCCGGCGATCGCCGAGTAGCCGATCAGCGTGATGACGGTGGTGGTGACGGCGGCGACCAGGGCGGGCAGCGCCTGCGGGAGCAGCACCTTGAAGATGACGGTCCAGGTGCCGCCGCCCATCGCCTGGGCCGCCTCGACGAGCCCGTGGTCGACCTCGCGCAGTGCGGCCTCCACGAGGCGGGCGAAGAACGGGATGGCCGCGATGGTGAGCGGGACCACCGCGCCGGTCGGGCCGATGGCGACGCCGACCAGGAGGCGGGTCAGCGGCATCAGCACCACGATCAGGATCAGGAACGGGAAGGACCGCCCGATGTTCGCTATCGCGCCGAGGACCTTGTTGACCACGACGTTCTGGAGCATGGCGCCGCGGTCGGTCAGGTGCAGCAGGACGCCGACGGGGATGCCGACGAGGACCGCGTAGAACGTGGACCACCACACCATGAAGAGGGTGTCGAGGGTGGCGTCGGAGAGCAGCGGCTGCATGTCGTGCCAGCTCACTGGGCACCTTCCTTCCGGAGCGGGGCGGCGGTCGCCGGG
Proteins encoded in this region:
- a CDS encoding serine/threonine protein kinase, whose product is MAMMRLRREDPRVVGSFRLHRRLGAGGMGVVYLGSDKRGQRVALKVIRPDLAEDQEFRSRFAREVSAARRIRGGCTARLVAADLDADRPWFATQYVPGPSLHDKVNEEGPLSPAQVAAIGAALSEGLLAVHDAGVVHRDLKPSNILLSPKGPRIIDFGIAWATGASTLTHVGTAVGSPGFLAPEQVRGAAVTPATDIFSLGATLAYACTADSPFGQGSSEVMLYRVVHEEAQLAGVPDALAPLLASCLAKDPADRPSTLSLSLRLKEIAAREAHGHSAGAWENSPGDEDGWGRAERRPAERPTGRRAEEYARQRTERGTGGTSAPRPARPAGSRDAAARDRGPASSGGAARTGGRATGQRPASRPTGRNGSRTPPRTGAGGRRPGPDRRLLRQRVVVFVVVTLLVALGIAAAQGCQGPTRGLGGERPVSVASHDAGSAAGGTAGGGARRH
- a CDS encoding RNA methyltransferase; translated protein: MAEIITVDDPDDPRLGDYTGLTDVELRRRREPAEGLFIAEGEKVIRRARHAGYEMRSMLLSAKWVDVMRDVIDEVPAPVYAVSPDLAERVTGYHVHRGALASMQRKPLPTAAELLTGARRIAVMEAVNDHTNIGAIFRSAAALGMDAVLLSPDCADPLYRRSVKVSMGAVFSVPYARLETWPRDLAVVREAGFSLLALTPADGARALDEVAPHTLERAALMLGAEGGGLTTGALRAADEWVRIPMAHGVDSLNVGAAAAVAFYAVTATPHTPATTPPTASPQTPPTAPPHTSAAAAPHPPATAPPHTPVADPPHTPE
- the cobT gene encoding nicotinate-nucleotide--dimethylbenzimidazole phosphoribosyltransferase: MTDTGQVPGQGQPENAGGHRGQPQAVPTPADAGPTQQPGEYPYLGPADGTVEDDDLLMPGAQGAWSEQGAQQPPQPAQPQAVPPQQSAPFDPAAGHAPAGDHETGGRDSGSVDLGAVRAQQPVVPQQARAHGAAAPRRPLHMGPPVPEATGGVVRSLADRGPAEAPQQAARQPAPPAAGPEYLDVPLPDEQTDAVPTDAARPVAPQPVGAPPVDAAAAAVQAQAAPAQPHPEAVAPAAVRQEQQPVAMPYGRQPYEGQTYAEQSYGAAGQGPLPGPQLGEIPSHTPAQAQPWGGTPVQAAVPVAEPTAVPAAPVPEAGAEAVVPEARPPAQDGAPPAEQPPAGLPTDQAPAGQPRPAAAPAEGTVADEAVAPAAPVAAAVAEPGEPVQEAAAQAPAPEAPAERPQPVDVVATEAATTEAAATPAAEAAVRQPAPEQAVAPDAAVAQPAAEAPAPAQDVPEAAPAQPEAPAQEDAPATPEAAGRQPEQAAAPAEAVQSPQDTAQPADAQPAPDAPAQAPAADQPQAATPAVQPAAPEAAPAAPEAPAVQPEQPVAVQPAAEEPAAEPQPAEAAVIAPAEGTTAPAAEHAPADAATAPQAADAPPAPAEAPQQPVIEAETQPQDTGAPQAAAPEDAEAPQPAPEAEAPQPAPEGEQPAPAAADAQEHAAEPAEAPAPPAAEEAPVHPEAATPQIPAQATAEPVPAPQESAADPAPQAPAATDAAPAEADALPHQQDDAQFVEHAEGDDAHPAESPAAEPAPTTAPAPGYDDSERAAVHRVIRERRDIRNGFRPDPIPNDVLLRVLEAAHTAPSVGHSQPWDFVVIRSDETRAKMHELAMRQRDAYAKSLPKARAKQFRELKIEAILETPVNIVVTADPTRGGRHTLGRHTQPQMAPYSSALAVENLWLAARAEGLGVGWVSFFDEREMVRELGLPEHLEIVAYLCVGYVDEFPDEPELLQAGWSKRRPLSWVVHEETYGRRALPGEDPHDLVQETLAGIRPLDAKALGEAWERQKRMTKPAGALGMLEIISAQLCGLSRKCPPPIPEPAAVAIFAGDHGVHAQGVTPWPQEVTGQMVANFLGGGAVCNAFANQVGAEVCVVDVGVAGDLPATPGLLPRKVRPGTADFTQGPAMTQDEALKAIEVGIETARDLVAAGNKALLTGEMGIANTTSSAALIAVYTGVDPAEVTGRGTGINDETHARKVEVVRRALEFHQPDPADPITVLAALGGLEHAAMIGLILGGASLRTPVILDGVSAGAAALVARAIAPEALAACIAGHRSAEPGHVAALNKLGLRPLVDLDLRLGEGTGALLALPVVQSAARAMHEVATFDSAGVTEKS
- the cobA gene encoding uroporphyrinogen-III C-methyltransferase, whose product is MAEPVVEPAAYPVGLRLSGRRVVVLGAGQVAQRRLPALLAAGADVLLVSPSATASVEAMVDAGELRWERRRYRPGDLDGAWYALISTDDPEANAAASQEAEERRVWAVRSDDAEAATAWTPATGRSEGVTVAVLTGRDPRRSAAVRDAIVEGLRDGSIAAPHHRRPHTPGVALVGGGPGDPDLITVRGRRLLAEADVVIADRLGPRDLLAELPPHVEVIDAAKIPYGRFMAQEAINNALIEHAKAGKAVVRLKGGDPFVFGRGMEEAQALADAGIPCTVVPGISSTISVPGAAGIPVTHRGVAHEFTVVSGHVAPDDERSLVDWPALAALRGTLVVLMGVENSGAIAAKLIECGRPADTPAAVVQEGTTAAQRRVDATLATLGETVRTEGVRPPAVIVIGDVVGLTPAAPSH